Genomic DNA from Caldicellulosiruptor hydrothermalis 108:
TTCAACTCCTTTCAAAATTTTCGGGTAAATAAAATTATAATCCTTTTTTGAAATTTGTGAATAGCTCAATTTTAACAGAAGGTTGCAAAATATTGATGTGCACCTTTGCAAGTTATAGTATAATATTGAGCAAAACCATTTAACAAGAATGCACTTTTTTGATATAAGGTATCAAAAAGGATACTATCAAATATAGTCTCCGGCCAGCTAAAGAGGGTGTTTTTGCAATGAAGGTCTTGATTGTTGACAATTTTGATTCGTTTACGTATAATCTCTACAACTATTTTTTAAGACTCAAAGTGTCTACCACTGTGATAAACCGCGACAAGCTTACCATAGAAGATATTTACAAGCTAAACCCTACTCACATTGTCCTTTCTCCTGGACCAGGAAGACCTACAGACGATAAGATTTTGTTTGAAATCATAGATAAATTTAAAGAGTCAAAAAATATTCTTGGTGTATGTCTTGGACATCAGGCAATTGGCATGTTCTTTGGGGCAAAACTTAAAAAGGCAAAAAGACCTATGCACGGGATAGTAGACACAGTATTTCATGACCAAAAAGGAGTATTTGAAAACCTCAAAAACCCTCTGAGTGTTGTTCGATACCACTCTCTTGTGATAGATGATGTTGACA
This window encodes:
- a CDS encoding anthranilate synthase component II; the encoded protein is MKVLIVDNFDSFTYNLYNYFLRLKVSTTVINRDKLTIEDIYKLNPTHIVLSPGPGRPTDDKILFEIIDKFKESKNILGVCLGHQAIGMFFGAKLKKAKRPMHGIVDTVFHDQKGVFENLKNPLSVVRYHSLVIDDVDSTQLTITAVSKEGEVMGIRHKRFKIEGVQFHPESIATQHGLLMLKNFLKG